Below is a window of Musa acuminata AAA Group cultivar baxijiao unplaced genomic scaffold, Cavendish_Baxijiao_AAA HiC_scaffold_1139, whole genome shotgun sequence DNA.
TCATTGCCACAGTTTCTTTCACCAGATGCCGAACTCTCACCAGCATTCTCTATCCCTTGGCCCAGGACAAATGCAGAGAGTTCAAGATACCTGTCTGAGCGACGAAAGGCCTTCAACTGCGCTTTTGCAATCACGAGATCCAGGCTGTCAGCGCCATTACATGGGAATATACCTAACATCCGCACATAGTCAATTATTTTTCCTGGTTCAAAAGAATTCACGATCCAGAATTTGTCAACATCAGAACTGCACGTCCCTTCCCGTACCCCAGCATTCTCGACCTTTCTGTCCTTAAGAACAGCATAAGCTTCATCACCGGAGCAATTGCATGCCATTCCCAGCTCTAGAAGCCTAGAAACCTCTCCTAATGCTTCATTTACTGCAGTACCAAACACATCCGAGCTATCCTGCTTTTCCAACCGCGTGAAGTACATCTGGAAGGGCTTCAGGTGGGACTCATCGCACCAAGCAAAAGTTTTGTCGCCGAAGTAGACCACCAGAAAGTGGCCCTCCTTCTGAGCACCCAACGCCATGTCTGATGCATCTGCGGCATCAAATATTTGTCCTGGCCACCAAGGATGGCTCCTCACCTTACCCCACACCAAGTCCGAGACCGCAAACCCATCCTTCTGCTCATCCTGAAAGGATTGCAAATACCTAGCATGTTGGACGTTCTCCACGGTGGAACGCCGCGGCCGCCCTCTCTTTCTCCTTTCCGACGGTTCTTGTCGCTGCACTTGCACATTCTGGTCTCCAACGCCACCCGCATCCGCCTCCACACCGACCTCAGCGGTAGAAATGTGACCTTCATCCACCGTTTTCACATCGACCAGCCCGATCTCAGCGGACTCTCTGGTCTTTTCATGTGCCGCACCAGCATCAACCGTGGCGACGAAACCTCGATTCTCACTTCCCAATACCGTAACCTCGATCGCCATGCTGTACGCCGCATCTTTCTCTGCCTCGCTTGTTGCTCCATCTTCTAAATCGATGGCCACCTCGACGGTTGTGGTTAGGGTTTCCGGCCGAGACTTCCCGGGTTCGGGCGGAGCAACAGCTgcggaaaaggaggaggagggatAGAAGACGCCGCCGGCGTAGTCCTCCGACGGATTTGAAGCCATGCAGGAAGCAATCTTAGGGATTTCCCTAGCGGCTTTCTAAGAGCTCGAGGAGGAACCCTAAAAGgttttaagaaaagaaaaagagggaaaagCCGGTAATCATTACTTCGAACACCGAAGCAATAAGAGGGGGAAGACAGACCGAGTTCGTCGATAGAAGCGTGCTTCCCGAGGGACCGGAGGAGGAGGGTGTCCGTACTCAGAGGTGAGATCACCGCGTAAAATTTTGTTCCCACGATCCGCTTAGGATCCACGAACCCGATCAAAGTCGGAATTAACGCCGGGGCCCACGAAATTAGACGTCTGAGATGCGATTTTAAGATTGTAGATCAAGGTAGTATCGCAGAGGATCAATGCTGATGAACTGAGTCGCGGTTATAGGGCGGTGTCCTGACTCGGTGGTGACTTTATGACAAGTTCGAAACCTACCAGAGAGGCGATTACCGCCAAGAATTAACAATGACAACAAAATTGGCGGGTCTTCGGATCCAACTACCTCTCATCCGCCAAGACTAACTTCCCATAAAAAGACGCGTGCCAAAGTTTCTCACCCATTAGTTCAGACATCCTATAGGTGGCTCTCCACCTGTGGGCCCCAACGTATGACATCAGAAAGCCACGTAAAGTTGGGAATTGGTCGGGTCGGTTCGGGTCGGATCGGATCAGTTTGCGTCTAATTGGCGCTTGTtccaccaaaatcaaatcatcgaCCCAAATCGATCTCATTTGTTCGATTCGATTTAATTTCTTCGAAACTCTTCGATTTTTGATTAATCGATTCTATGAAAATGAATTGGGTTAAATGTCGATATTAAACCAAATCTATGTGGGTATTCTTCCTCTAATCCACTCTATATGGGTCGAGAATTTGATCCAACCAaatcgataatttttttattaattagatCGAATCAGACCAACCCAATCAATTCCTATTATAATCTACTTTATGAAAACAATTTTTAAAGATCTTATTACACTATAATTACAACGActctatattattatttatttgcctCTCATGATTAATCTGACCTTTTATTTTGCTTATAATATGTATATAAAtcattgaaaaaaattatatattttatcttgAGTTAAAATCTAAAGAGCTTTGATAAGTGATACAAGGTGACAACAGCTTACTCAGCTTTTCACTATTATCTTATTAGTGACAAGGATAGAGGAGTCCACGCGCCTCCCCCTTCGTGCAGCAAATGACAGGGAAGTGACATTTCATTCCCTGCTAATCGTAATTTCGGGAAAGGTTACACGCTCGATCGCGGGGAGCATTAATCTTAGATGGTGGAGCTCATCTCCGCATTTTCTGATCTCATACCCATAGGTAATCACTGGTCACTTATCCGGCAGACTCCAGCCCAAACAAACGGTACCCCTATAACCATCCTTTACAAATGATGCATCACAATGAAGTGTACCAGTCGACTGTCAACATAAATGAGCCCCTAAAAACCATAGATTGGGCAGAAGAGTTATCCGCCTATCGCCACCGACAACCCAAGTATTAAAGTTGGCCCCCAAAATCTCAGAGGGGGACAAAAAAAATCCTATTATAGATTGGGGGGAAGAGCTATCCGCCTCTCGTCATCAACTACCCAAGTATAAAAGTCGGTCCCCAGAATCTA
It encodes the following:
- the LOC135671392 gene encoding PWWP domain-containing protein 6-like, producing MASNPSEDYAGGVFYPSSSFSAAVAPPEPGKSRPETLTTTVEVAIDLEDGATSEAEKDAAYSMAIEVTVLGSENRGFVATVDAGAAHEKTRESAEIGLVDVKTVDEGHISTAEVGVEADAGGVGDQNVQVQRQEPSERRKRGRPRRSTVENVQHARYLQSFQDEQKDGFAVSDLVWGKVRSHPWWPGQIFDAADASDMALGAQKEGHFLVVYFGDKTFAWCDESHLKPFQMYFTRLEKQDSSDVFGTAVNEALGEVSRLLELGMACNCSGDEAYAVLKDRKVENAGVREGTCSSDVDKFWIVNSFEPGKIIDYVRMLGIFPCNGADSLDLVIAKAQLKAFRRSDRYLELSAFVLGQGIENAGESSASGERNCGNDFDLSIPVSSDSSSQKDQLSSRRATSAKKKHVSENGRKKKSLSELMDEKSFSHSTDGCRSGSGVRDCVHTLGSRQADASSHPGFSGKSKMKKLDTLGDLTTQSLYCDKPLKIRERIGRVERKRTQSPAMIKKSPSGLGHRRSAVPDETNLRLVNPRVKGDDLKDFTPYEMLSQLCLAAISPLKTYSFLNTTVSFFTEFSNWIVFSSDDNTLSEIFGGKQRRRKLSYFETATLDLATPDYIQDSYWSDIIVCSNFDEEHGSEGPKRKSESQVKRQKKRKKPKEQPELFIPSGSVPEAEQYLQIGSASTGIVHELETESPLDSLEEDVYGCISINQV